A region from the Variovorax sp. RKNM96 genome encodes:
- a CDS encoding helix-turn-helix domain-containing protein — MKAKKPYNCGIGPAFEVIGGKWKAVILWELHVQPRRFGELKRLLPDISEKMLIQQLRELETDGLVNREAFHEVPPRVEYSETKLGATLNAALGPLADWGDRYAKRVEAARKQAEASK; from the coding sequence ATGAAGGCAAAGAAGCCCTACAACTGCGGCATCGGCCCCGCATTCGAAGTCATCGGCGGCAAGTGGAAGGCCGTCATCCTGTGGGAACTGCACGTGCAGCCGCGCCGCTTCGGCGAGCTGAAGCGCTTGCTGCCCGACATCAGCGAGAAGATGCTGATCCAGCAACTGCGCGAACTGGAGACCGACGGCCTCGTCAACCGCGAGGCCTTCCACGAAGTACCGCCGCGCGTCGAATACTCCGAGACGAAACTGGGCGCCACGCTCAATGCCGCGCTCGGGCCGCTGGCCGATTGGGGCGACCGCTATGCCAAGCGCGTGGAGGCAGCGCGCAAGCAAGCGGAAGCATCGAAGTAG
- a CDS encoding serine hydrolase domain-containing protein, with product MSLLKKISAAALLAASLSPGLTHAQSSCTASPVYAGPPMRSAPEAVWQKDFRRSIDGELPADLQAALGGALDKMLPHVPAASVAVAIPGEGFWSATRGLARKEPPTPVVADQPFQVASTGKTLTAAVVLQLVEEKRLKLDDTIDKWFPDAPNARLITAEQLLRHTNGLVSFNALPSLGTAYRAPADIIALGTAQPPQFCPGTNWSYTNTGYAMLGVIIEKTEGMPLADVLAKRLLRPLSLTHTVMRKPGVQLPVATGHAAGRPVDAPDQYATPYAAGALASTAVDLVRFWHALLSGKVLPDDTVHRMFTRMPAMLGPYAGGNSSYGMGVQLYDVPDGPGLMLGHSGGIEGFTTVVAYVPADDLYVAVSFNEKNVPAEAGLWALVRAVRAYRVVR from the coding sequence ATGTCTTTGTTGAAAAAGATATCGGCAGCAGCTTTGCTCGCCGCATCGCTCTCTCCGGGCCTCACACACGCCCAGTCGTCATGCACGGCCTCGCCTGTGTATGCGGGCCCGCCGATGCGCTCAGCCCCCGAGGCCGTGTGGCAAAAGGACTTCCGTCGCTCCATCGATGGCGAACTGCCCGCGGACCTGCAGGCCGCACTCGGCGGCGCGCTCGACAAGATGCTGCCGCACGTGCCCGCCGCGAGCGTCGCAGTCGCCATTCCCGGCGAAGGCTTCTGGTCCGCCACGCGCGGGCTGGCGCGCAAGGAACCGCCCACGCCGGTCGTCGCGGACCAGCCCTTCCAGGTGGCCAGCACCGGCAAGACCCTCACCGCCGCGGTGGTCCTTCAACTCGTCGAAGAAAAGCGCCTGAAGCTGGACGACACCATCGACAAGTGGTTTCCCGATGCGCCCAATGCGCGGCTCATCACCGCCGAGCAACTGCTGCGGCACACCAACGGCCTCGTGAGCTTCAACGCATTGCCCTCTCTCGGCACGGCGTACCGCGCCCCCGCCGACATCATCGCGCTCGGCACCGCGCAGCCGCCGCAGTTCTGTCCGGGCACGAACTGGAGCTACACCAACACCGGCTACGCGATGCTCGGCGTGATCATCGAGAAGACCGAAGGCATGCCGCTGGCCGACGTGCTCGCGAAGCGCCTGCTGCGGCCTCTGTCGCTCACGCACACCGTCATGCGCAAGCCAGGCGTCCAGCTGCCGGTGGCAACGGGCCACGCGGCGGGCCGGCCGGTGGATGCGCCGGACCAGTACGCCACGCCCTACGCGGCCGGCGCACTGGCATCGACCGCGGTCGATCTGGTGCGCTTCTGGCATGCGCTGCTCTCGGGGAAGGTGCTGCCCGACGACACGGTGCATCGCATGTTCACCCGCATGCCCGCAATGCTCGGTCCCTACGCGGGCGGCAATTCTTCCTATGGCATGGGCGTGCAGCTCTATGACGTGCCCGACGGGCCGGGCCTGATGCTCGGGCACAGCGGGGGCATCGAGGGCTTCACCACCGTGGTGGCCTACGTGCCGGCCGACGACCTGTATGTCGCCGTGTCGTTCAACGAGAAGAACGTGCCGGCGGAAGCCGGGCTGTGGGCGCTGGTTCGCGCGGTGCGCGCGTACCGGGTGGTGCGCTGA
- a CDS encoding OsmC family protein, producing MSITIRRDGTTGTRHILKIRNHEIPVDASPAGGGSDAGPEPHDLYDASLAACKALTVLIYARRKGIPVEDIEVVVDRDDSEERKGVYRLKSGLRLTGDLTEAQRDELLRVAGKCPVHKLMTEVKTEIETGWA from the coding sequence ATGAGCATCACGATCCGCCGCGACGGCACCACCGGCACGCGCCACATCCTCAAGATCCGTAACCACGAGATCCCGGTCGATGCCTCGCCGGCCGGCGGCGGCAGCGATGCGGGTCCCGAGCCGCATGACCTGTACGACGCCTCGCTCGCGGCCTGCAAGGCGCTCACGGTGCTGATCTACGCGCGCCGCAAGGGCATCCCGGTGGAAGACATCGAGGTCGTGGTCGATCGCGACGACAGCGAGGAGCGCAAGGGCGTCTACCGCCTCAAGTCGGGTCTGCGCCTGACCGGCGACCTCACCGAAGCGCAGCGCGACGAGCTGCTGCGCGTGGCGGGCAAGTGCCCGGTGCACAAGCTCATGACCGAGGTGAAGACCGAGATCGAGACGGGCTGGGCCTGA
- a CDS encoding GNAT family N-acetyltransferase, whose product MQDTPTITIRPWRLDDFDAVKAILDDTFAGTWLPQLTPEALAVYRESGEPVGYIDEMGPAFFVAEIDDAVVGMVHWGDDFVHALHVPAVHRRKGIARALMAFAEDGMRADGVEIVRLETDTFNTQSQGFYLALGYREADRYPDLEWHSGFTTILYVKPLVR is encoded by the coding sequence ATGCAAGACACCCCGACGATCACCATCCGCCCCTGGCGCCTCGACGACTTCGATGCGGTCAAGGCCATCCTCGACGACACCTTCGCGGGCACCTGGCTGCCGCAGCTCACGCCGGAAGCCCTCGCGGTCTATCGGGAGAGCGGCGAGCCCGTCGGCTACATCGACGAGATGGGCCCTGCGTTCTTCGTTGCGGAAATCGACGACGCAGTGGTCGGCATGGTCCATTGGGGAGACGACTTCGTCCACGCGCTGCACGTGCCCGCGGTGCACCGGCGCAAGGGCATCGCGCGGGCACTCATGGCCTTCGCCGAAGACGGCATGCGCGCCGATGGCGTCGAGATCGTCCGGCTCGAAACCGACACCTTCAACACGCAGAGCCAGGGCTTCTATCTCGCGCTCGGCTACCGCGAAGCCGACCGCTATCCCGACCTCGAATGGCACAGCGGCTTCACGACCATCCTGTATGTGAAGCCGCTCGTTCGCTGA
- a CDS encoding winged helix-turn-helix transcriptional regulator, with the protein MPELDRIDRKILDLLQRQGRVSMTELAEHIGLSASPCAERVKRMERDGVITGYHARVSPEALGKTLLVFVEIKLSAKSGDVFDKVKQELLHMPEVLECHLVSGSFDYLVKARLSGMSEYRHLLGDILKKLPVAAESHSYVVMEEIKETLTLAVDR; encoded by the coding sequence ATGCCGGAACTCGACCGAATCGACCGCAAGATCCTCGACCTGCTGCAGCGCCAGGGCCGTGTCTCGATGACCGAGCTGGCCGAGCACATCGGCCTTTCCGCCTCGCCTTGCGCCGAGCGCGTCAAGCGCATGGAGCGCGACGGCGTCATCACCGGCTACCACGCGCGGGTGTCGCCCGAGGCGCTGGGCAAGACGCTCCTGGTGTTCGTGGAGATCAAGCTCTCGGCCAAGTCGGGCGATGTGTTCGACAAGGTCAAGCAGGAGTTGCTGCACATGCCCGAGGTGCTCGAATGCCATCTCGTCTCGGGCAGCTTCGACTACCTGGTGAAGGCGCGGCTGAGCGGCATGAGCGAATACCGGCACCTCCTGGGCGACATCCTCAAGAAGCTGCCTGTGGCGGCCGAATCGCACAGCTACGTGGTGATGGAAGAGATCAAGGAAACGCTCACGCTCGCCGTGGACCGCTGA
- a CDS encoding D-amino acid dehydrogenase gives MKVIVLGGGVIGTTTAYYLARSGADVTLLDRQSGPAEETSFGNAGQVSPGYSTPWAAPGIPLKAIKWMFKKHAPLSIRPDGTLFQLRWMAAMLRNCSPERYAVNKERMMRVAEYSRGCLQQLRADTGLAYEHRTGGTLQLFRTQAQLDAVQRDIAVLEECGVPYELLDRDALARIEPALAGARDRLTGGLRLPNDETGDCHLFTRGLADIARGLGVDFRFGQAIDGLETDDGRITGVRTTTGKILTADRYVMAFGSYSRAAVASLGLDIPVYPVKGYSLTVPLVDESLAPQSTVLDETYKVAVTRFDNRIRVGGMAELGGFDLRLNPARRATLEKVVSDLFPGGDLPSATFWTGLRPMTPDSTPIVGATRYGNLFLNTGHGTLGWTMACGSGKLISDMVMGQQPDIRTDGLGMDRYEQAPSRSTRPSPVTAPA, from the coding sequence ATGAAAGTCATCGTTCTCGGCGGCGGCGTGATCGGCACCACCACGGCCTACTACCTTGCGCGCTCCGGCGCCGACGTGACCCTGCTCGACCGGCAGTCCGGTCCCGCGGAGGAAACCAGCTTCGGCAACGCCGGGCAGGTGTCGCCGGGCTACTCCACGCCGTGGGCCGCGCCGGGCATTCCGCTGAAGGCGATCAAGTGGATGTTCAAGAAGCATGCGCCGCTGTCGATCCGCCCCGACGGCACGCTGTTCCAGCTGCGCTGGATGGCCGCGATGCTGCGCAACTGCTCGCCCGAGCGCTACGCGGTCAACAAGGAACGCATGATGCGCGTGGCCGAATACAGCCGCGGCTGCCTGCAGCAACTGCGCGCCGACACCGGCCTCGCGTACGAACACCGCACCGGCGGCACGCTGCAGCTGTTTCGCACGCAGGCGCAGCTCGATGCGGTGCAGCGCGACATCGCGGTGCTCGAGGAATGCGGCGTCCCTTATGAACTGCTCGACCGCGACGCCCTCGCCCGCATCGAGCCCGCGCTGGCCGGCGCGCGCGACCGCCTCACCGGCGGCCTGCGCCTGCCCAACGACGAGACCGGCGACTGCCACCTCTTCACCCGCGGCCTCGCCGACATCGCGCGCGGCCTGGGCGTGGACTTCCGCTTCGGCCAGGCCATCGACGGCCTGGAGACCGACGACGGCCGCATCACCGGCGTGCGCACCACCACCGGCAAGATCCTCACGGCCGACCGCTACGTGATGGCCTTCGGCAGCTACTCGCGCGCCGCCGTCGCCTCGCTGGGCCTCGACATTCCCGTGTACCCCGTCAAGGGCTACTCGCTCACCGTGCCGCTGGTCGACGAATCGCTCGCGCCGCAATCGACGGTGCTCGACGAGACCTACAAGGTCGCCGTCACGCGCTTCGACAACCGCATCCGCGTCGGCGGCATGGCTGAGCTCGGCGGCTTCGACCTGCGCCTGAACCCGGCCCGCCGCGCCACGCTCGAGAAGGTGGTGAGCGACCTGTTCCCCGGCGGCGACCTGCCGAGCGCCACCTTCTGGACGGGCCTGCGCCCGATGACGCCCGACAGCACGCCCATCGTCGGTGCCACACGCTATGGGAACCTGTTCCTCAACACCGGGCACGGCACCTTGGGCTGGACCATGGCCTGCGGCTCGGGCAAGCTGATCTCGGACATGGTGATGGGCCAGCAGCCGGACATCCGCACCGATGGGCTTGGCATGGACCGCTACGAGCAGGCGCCTTCGCGCAGCACGCGGCCGAGCCCCGTCACTGCTCCCGCCTGA
- a CDS encoding aromatic ring-hydroxylating dioxygenase subunit alpha, with protein MLVTQQPVFRKFWHAVMPLTELAAGPKPFRLLGEDIVLFIDADGQPAALRDRCCHRTAKLSKGWCVDGEGKACGQGAIQCGYHGWTYDRSGQVIRIPQYEADRKISPDYRTTAYRCTARYGYAWVALEEPIADIPEIPEFTDPGYRTIFQFYEEWQTSPMRALENSFDNSHFSFVHRATFGVAASPKPSRYELVENESGFYAETVIEATNPVKFHAISGVTDAITTRHMRNAYFLPFSRRLDIEYPSGVRHIIINCFTPIDDGRMQLCQWLFRNDTEADCAAQMLIDFDAEITREDKDILESTDPDALVDTRRRGVEYSMESDRPGMLIRKHLMQLLAKHGEAEVYRGMESATIPIAKAA; from the coding sequence ATGCTCGTTACCCAACAACCCGTCTTCCGCAAGTTCTGGCATGCCGTCATGCCGCTCACCGAACTGGCCGCTGGCCCCAAGCCCTTCAGGCTGCTGGGCGAAGACATCGTTCTCTTCATCGACGCCGACGGCCAGCCGGCCGCGCTGCGCGATCGCTGCTGCCACCGCACCGCGAAGCTCTCCAAGGGCTGGTGCGTCGATGGCGAGGGCAAGGCCTGCGGGCAGGGCGCGATCCAGTGCGGCTACCACGGCTGGACCTACGACCGCAGCGGGCAGGTGATCCGCATCCCCCAGTACGAGGCCGACCGCAAGATCTCACCCGACTACCGCACGACCGCCTACCGCTGTACCGCGCGCTACGGCTATGCGTGGGTGGCACTCGAAGAGCCCATCGCCGACATTCCCGAGATCCCGGAGTTCACCGACCCGGGCTACCGCACGATCTTCCAGTTCTACGAGGAGTGGCAGACGAGCCCGATGCGCGCACTCGAAAACTCCTTCGACAACTCGCACTTCAGCTTCGTGCACCGCGCCACCTTCGGCGTGGCCGCGAGCCCGAAGCCGAGCAGGTACGAGCTGGTCGAAAACGAATCGGGCTTCTACGCGGAGACGGTCATCGAGGCGACCAACCCGGTGAAGTTCCACGCGATCAGCGGCGTGACCGATGCGATCACCACGCGCCACATGCGCAACGCCTATTTCCTGCCGTTCTCGCGCCGGCTCGACATCGAGTATCCGAGCGGCGTGCGCCACATCATCATCAACTGCTTCACGCCCATCGACGACGGGCGCATGCAGCTGTGCCAATGGCTGTTCCGCAACGACACCGAGGCCGACTGCGCGGCGCAGATGCTGATCGACTTCGACGCGGAGATCACGCGCGAGGACAAGGACATCCTCGAATCGACCGACCCCGATGCGCTGGTCGATACGCGCCGGCGCGGCGTCGAGTATTCGATGGAGTCGGACCGTCCCGGCATGCTGATCCGCAAGCACCTGATGCAGCTGCTTGCGAAGCACGGGGAGGCCGAGGTCTATCGCGGCATGGAGAGCGCCACAATCCCCATCGCCAAGGCCGCCTGA
- a CDS encoding ABC transporter substrate-binding protein has translation MQRRSFLAATSAAAAAALAAPSVMAQGAGKLTPLKFTLDFRINGQTAPFFLAHTKGYYRDEGLDVSIDTGAGSVASITRIASGVYQMGLGDISSLVEFNAQNPGTPMVQAVYQYYNRAPFVIIGRKDRGVTGDFKSLQGKKVAAAAVESTRRAWPMVARKQGMRPDAFQWQTTDFSARDNVMVRGDVDAATYFHDSAISLFARMKAEELSVLKYADAGVNLYGNAILASSNLIAQNPKLVAAFLRATNRAIVETFANPAPSIAAMRQREPILDEKIELERWGVTAQYVGAADTRSHGLGDIRKLTLEQQVDEVSEVFGLKVKPAADAIFNTSMLPSRNERMIPTKA, from the coding sequence ATGCAACGCCGATCCTTTCTTGCGGCCACCTCCGCCGCTGCTGCAGCCGCTCTTGCCGCCCCGTCCGTCATGGCCCAGGGGGCAGGCAAGCTCACCCCGCTCAAGTTCACGCTCGACTTCCGCATCAACGGACAGACCGCGCCCTTCTTCCTCGCGCACACCAAGGGCTACTACAGGGATGAAGGCCTCGACGTGAGCATCGACACCGGCGCCGGTTCGGTCGCCTCGATCACGCGCATCGCGAGCGGCGTCTACCAGATGGGTCTGGGCGACATCAGTTCGCTGGTCGAGTTCAATGCGCAGAACCCAGGCACGCCGATGGTGCAGGCCGTGTACCAGTACTACAACCGTGCGCCCTTCGTGATCATCGGCCGCAAGGACCGCGGCGTGACCGGCGACTTCAAGAGTCTTCAGGGCAAGAAGGTGGCAGCGGCCGCCGTCGAATCGACCCGTCGCGCCTGGCCGATGGTCGCGCGCAAGCAAGGCATGCGCCCCGATGCGTTCCAGTGGCAGACCACCGACTTCAGCGCGCGCGACAACGTGATGGTGCGTGGCGACGTCGATGCCGCCACCTACTTCCACGACTCGGCCATCTCGCTCTTCGCACGCATGAAGGCAGAAGAACTCTCGGTGCTGAAATACGCGGACGCGGGCGTCAACCTCTACGGCAACGCGATCCTCGCGAGCAGCAACCTCATCGCGCAGAACCCGAAGCTGGTCGCCGCGTTCCTGCGCGCGACCAACCGCGCCATCGTCGAGACCTTTGCCAATCCGGCGCCCAGCATCGCGGCCATGCGCCAGCGCGAACCCATCCTCGACGAGAAGATCGAACTTGAACGCTGGGGCGTCACGGCGCAATATGTCGGTGCAGCGGACACGCGCAGCCACGGCCTCGGCGACATCCGAAAGCTCACGCTCGAGCAGCAGGTCGACGAGGTGTCCGAGGTCTTCGGACTCAAGGTCAAGCCCGCGGCCGACGCCATCTTCAACACCTCGATGCTCCCATCGCGCAACGAACGCATGATTCCCACCAAGGCATGA
- a CDS encoding nucleoside deaminase, translated as MNFNSTTHNTTSLPEETALDERDGRYLRKAIGWSHLARRRGNRPFGSIIVSADGEVLAEAYNNTGETGDCTGHAETNAIRALAGRGIPREALADATLYASGEPCVMCAGAIFWSNIGRVVFGIDAERLRVFRGERQDQRDAELSCRDVFRASPHPIECIGPALLDESAAAHDGAWKV; from the coding sequence ATGAATTTCAACAGCACCACCCACAACACCACCTCGCTCCCCGAAGAAACCGCGCTCGACGAGCGCGACGGGCGGTATCTGCGCAAGGCCATCGGCTGGTCGCACCTCGCGCGCCGCCGCGGCAACCGGCCCTTCGGATCGATCATCGTCTCCGCCGATGGCGAGGTACTGGCCGAGGCCTACAACAACACGGGCGAGACAGGCGACTGCACCGGGCACGCCGAGACGAATGCGATCCGCGCGCTGGCCGGCCGCGGCATCCCGCGCGAAGCGCTTGCGGACGCCACCCTCTATGCCTCGGGCGAGCCCTGCGTGATGTGCGCGGGCGCGATCTTCTGGTCGAACATCGGCCGCGTGGTGTTCGGCATCGACGCCGAACGCCTGCGCGTGTTCCGCGGGGAACGGCAGGACCAGCGCGATGCGGAGCTGTCGTGCCGCGACGTGTTCCGCGCGTCGCCGCATCCGATCGAATGCATCGGGCCGGCGCTTCTCGACGAATCGGCGGCAGCGCACGACGGGGCATGGAAGGTCTGA
- a CDS encoding urease accessory protein UreD, with translation MPWHARLHLDYQQEADRTVARFRHDGPLRILQSLYPEGDAICHNVLVHPPGGLVGGDTLDIDIEAADGSHGLITTPGASRFYRSEGEQALQRTRIRLAAGARLEWLPLEAICYSGCQAENRLTIEVEPGAEMIGWDVTALGLPNANQPFERGTYLQHIEVPGVWLERGRIDAADQRLLQSPLGFGGHKCIASLFFVSGSPATRARREVLLGHARRLLEAHELFDSAGATSPHAEVVVLRVLAPVVEPAMQLLREVWQAWRAELWALPAATPRIWAT, from the coding sequence ATGCCCTGGCACGCCCGTCTCCACCTCGACTACCAACAAGAAGCTGATCGCACCGTTGCCCGTTTCCGTCACGACGGGCCGCTGCGCATCCTGCAGAGCCTGTACCCCGAGGGCGACGCGATCTGCCACAACGTGCTGGTGCATCCGCCCGGCGGCCTTGTCGGAGGGGACACGCTCGACATCGACATCGAGGCAGCCGACGGCAGCCACGGCCTGATCACCACGCCCGGCGCCTCGCGCTTCTACCGCTCCGAAGGCGAGCAGGCGCTGCAGCGCACGCGCATCCGGCTCGCCGCCGGTGCGCGGCTCGAATGGCTGCCGCTGGAGGCGATCTGCTACAGCGGCTGTCAGGCGGAGAACCGGCTGACGATCGAAGTCGAGCCGGGAGCGGAAATGATCGGATGGGACGTGACCGCACTCGGCCTGCCAAATGCGAACCAGCCGTTCGAGCGGGGCACCTATCTGCAGCACATCGAAGTGCCAGGGGTGTGGCTGGAGCGGGGGCGTATTGATGCGGCGGATCAGCGTTTGCTGCAGAGTCCGCTGGGCTTCGGCGGCCACAAGTGCATCGCCTCGCTGTTCTTTGTGTCGGGCTCGCCGGCGACGCGGGCGCGACGCGAAGTGCTGTTGGGGCATGCGCGCAGATTGCTTGAGGCGCACGAACTTTTCGATAGCGCTGGTGCGACCAGCCCGCATGCGGAGGTCGTTGTGCTGCGTGTGCTGGCGCCTGTGGTAGAGCCTGCGATGCAGTTGCTGAGAGAAGTTTGGCAGGCTTGGCGGGCTGAACTGTGGGCGTTGCCTGCGGCTACGCCGAGGATCTGGGCAACCTGA
- a CDS encoding M23 family metallopeptidase, whose translation MIISPPFLPDRAGQSEEAWLDAAMAQPASRLASTNAPEGSFPLSLKLGWHNGIHIQAPRSGGTHLPVRAIADGKVVFVHAPTAPNNDVKHPLNYNPFHADTPTPAWTSDGFVVVEHRTEIGAEGNAVTEVVYYSACMHLASIAHCPKTKASWAVGDAVYRKDELGTPGQIYGHEGQIHFEICCDEANLRRLTRRGPNWVDPLDPPAPVADGRTDSVFGSVYIYLPAGTPASTGMPTNQLRVVGAAAGVGSAASDRFPPSILQVAQWVQITSEKGATTLTSYDRWGARVGAPRSDSRYDYIVAANVPTADKASASQSFEYDLYTVCDDRHSALDASTRATSSPSGWYELLRFGRNLGTDPLPANAAHWRKIATPAGEVWADLNAPGSFKFSDADFLPVMGWNCFDDDPNVDLRCDSLHMKTLIRDPDPKNEQRMERTQLAMRLGDASVRTKLRRAICKFPSEWNRTTIEARYGWLETEDFKSTDDDATGAQKWDRFVKHARAVTFADLPKAFLDADWRFHPREFVGLMRKCGWRSKRELAQLIPVNVLRKPGSHRSATVPVWEAPNLARAQAMLATHATDLNLALRKFLISTPIRQACFFGNAVQETQWLSDMRESGGRDPTLHAGWYGRGFLQLTNPNGNINGGDNNYYKYFKFIGRSPAVPPTAFEAGWRDQIALDPRHAAQSSAAYWIWPGKCEPSARNPSLPSVGNTNKYADDAENDVNQRNSTPTARNGAKTWYYNQSFTNCAAAVNYPATTGQSPPNMNGLVDRSTAFINALVVLLDVSVFQDAQNQQHAMPEDFVRRTLP comes from the coding sequence ATGATCATCAGTCCTCCCTTTCTGCCCGATCGCGCCGGGCAATCCGAAGAAGCCTGGCTCGATGCTGCAATGGCGCAGCCCGCATCGCGGCTGGCGAGCACCAACGCACCGGAAGGCTCATTTCCCTTGAGCTTGAAGCTGGGGTGGCACAACGGGATTCACATTCAGGCACCTCGGTCCGGTGGCACGCATTTGCCCGTGCGGGCGATTGCCGACGGCAAGGTGGTTTTCGTCCACGCACCGACGGCACCGAACAACGACGTCAAGCACCCGCTCAACTACAACCCTTTTCATGCCGACACACCCACGCCGGCATGGACCAGCGACGGGTTCGTCGTCGTCGAACACAGGACGGAGATCGGTGCCGAAGGAAACGCCGTCACCGAGGTCGTCTACTACAGCGCCTGCATGCACCTGGCCAGCATTGCGCACTGCCCGAAGACGAAGGCCTCGTGGGCAGTCGGCGATGCTGTCTATCGCAAGGATGAATTGGGAACGCCCGGCCAGATCTACGGGCACGAGGGGCAGATCCACTTCGAGATCTGCTGCGACGAAGCGAATCTCCGACGGCTGACCCGGCGCGGGCCGAACTGGGTCGATCCGCTGGATCCGCCGGCGCCTGTGGCCGATGGTCGTACCGACAGCGTGTTCGGCAGCGTCTACATCTACTTGCCAGCAGGTACGCCTGCAAGCACGGGCATGCCCACCAATCAGCTGCGCGTGGTTGGTGCAGCTGCAGGCGTAGGCAGCGCCGCATCCGATCGCTTCCCTCCGAGCATTCTGCAGGTTGCCCAATGGGTGCAGATCACCAGCGAAAAGGGTGCCACAACACTCACGAGCTACGACCGATGGGGTGCACGAGTCGGTGCCCCAAGGAGCGACAGTCGGTACGACTACATCGTTGCTGCCAACGTGCCGACCGCCGACAAGGCCTCAGCAAGCCAGAGTTTCGAATACGACCTGTACACCGTCTGCGACGACCGCCACAGTGCGTTGGACGCATCCACCCGCGCCACGAGCAGTCCCAGCGGTTGGTACGAGTTGCTGCGCTTCGGACGCAATCTCGGAACCGATCCGCTGCCGGCCAACGCCGCGCACTGGCGCAAGATCGCTACGCCCGCAGGCGAGGTCTGGGCAGATCTGAATGCACCGGGCAGCTTCAAGTTCAGTGACGCGGACTTTCTGCCGGTCATGGGCTGGAACTGCTTCGACGATGACCCGAATGTGGATCTGCGATGCGACTCGCTGCACATGAAAACGCTGATCCGCGATCCAGACCCGAAGAATGAACAACGTATGGAGCGCACGCAGCTGGCGATGCGGCTGGGTGATGCGAGCGTGAGGACGAAGCTTCGCCGCGCGATCTGCAAGTTCCCGAGCGAGTGGAATCGCACGACCATTGAAGCCCGCTACGGCTGGCTGGAGACCGAAGATTTCAAGTCGACGGACGACGATGCGACGGGCGCGCAGAAGTGGGATCGCTTTGTGAAGCATGCGCGTGCGGTCACCTTTGCCGATCTGCCGAAGGCGTTTCTGGATGCCGATTGGCGGTTTCATCCGAGGGAGTTCGTGGGGCTGATGCGCAAGTGCGGGTGGCGCAGCAAGAGAGAGCTCGCGCAACTGATACCCGTGAACGTCCTGCGCAAACCAGGAAGCCATCGTTCAGCCACTGTCCCTGTTTGGGAAGCCCCCAACCTGGCGAGGGCGCAGGCAATGCTGGCAACACACGCGACAGACCTCAATCTGGCACTGCGCAAGTTTCTGATTTCCACCCCCATTCGGCAGGCCTGTTTCTTTGGCAATGCCGTTCAGGAAACGCAGTGGCTCAGTGATATGAGGGAAAGCGGTGGACGAGATCCCACGCTGCATGCTGGTTGGTACGGACGTGGCTTTCTCCAATTGACCAACCCAAACGGAAATATCAATGGCGGAGATAATAATTACTACAAATACTTTAAATTTATTGGAAGATCTCCGGCTGTACCGCCGACCGCATTCGAGGCAGGCTGGAGAGATCAAATTGCATTGGACCCACGCCATGCAGCTCAAAGCTCTGCAGCTTACTGGATATGGCCAGGAAAATGCGAGCCGAGTGCCAGAAATCCAAGTTTGCCAAGTGTTGGAAATACCAACAAATATGCCGACGATGCGGAGAATGATGTCAATCAAAGAAATTCAACACCTACTGCACGGAATGGCGCCAAGACTTGGTATTACAACCAATCCTTCACCAATTGTGCTGCTGCGGTCAATTATCCTGCGACGACCGGACAGAGTCCACCGAACATGAATGGATTGGTCGATCGGTCTACGGCTTTTATCAATGCACTGGTGGTCCTGCTCGACGTGTCGGTTTTTCAAGATGCGCAGAATCAACAACACGCGATGCCAGAAGATTTCGTTAGGAGAACACTGCCATGA